CGGCTGATCGTCAACACGCCGAAGGGCGCGTCGTACTGGCCGACGTAGGCGTCATAGACTTTCGGGTCAACCTTGGCGGGCGCGGGGTTGGCGGGCTTCTTGTCGTCGGCGGGCTTGGCGTCGCCGGGCTTCGTGTCGCCGGGCTTGCTGCCTTCCTGGTACGAGGCGAGCCATTCGACATCAATGGCATCCGCGCCGCGCCGCTCTTTCTCCTTGATGAGCCACTGGCCGCGCGCGTTCCACGGCGCGCCGCCTTCGGGGGCGACGTGGCAGAAGGTGCAATCTTTCGCGCCGAACTTGCGGGCCTTGGCCAGGAACGGCGGATAGGCGAATGATTGGGTGACCATCGCCGCCATGATGGCGACAACGAAGCTGACTGCGATGATAAGTTTGAATCGTTTCACGTCTCTCTCTCCTCTGTTGTTGGGTGATCTATTGGTGATCGCAAGCATTATACACTACGCGTCTCGTGACAAACGGGTTCGGAAATGACTTATCGCTCTCCCCTATCGCGCACAAGTGAGCGCGCGACCGCCGTCAATACTGATGGTTTCGCCGGTGATCCAAGCCGCCTTGTCCGACGCCAGGAAGGCGATCAACTCGGCGACCTCGTCGGCGACACCGACGCGGCCGAGCGGGTGCGTCGTCTTGCTGTGCTCCAGAAAAGCCGCATACGCGTCGTCGTTCATGCCGCCCGAACGGTGCAGCCCCGTGACGACGACGCCGGGGTTGACGGCGTTGACGCGGACGCCTTTGGGTGCCAGCTCCAACGCCGCGCAGCGCGTCAGTTGATCTACCCCGGCTTTGCTCACACAGTAGGCCAGCACGCCCGGAAACGAGCGCAGGCCGGTGACGCTCGACACGTTGACGATGTTGCCGCGCGACGCTTCGAGGTGCGGCACGGCCAACTGCATCAGTTGGAAGACTGAGCGCAGGTTGATGCCCATCATCTCATCCCACAAGGCCAGCGTCGTCGCCTCGATGTTACCCGACTTCAAAATGCCCGCCGCGTTGACCAGCACGTCGAGCCCGCCCAGTCGCTCGACGGCCTGCGCGAACGCGGCTTCGCTCTGCCGCTCGTCGCTAAGGTCTGCGGCGATGACGGCGGCATTGCCGTCATGAATAGCCGCGTCGCCGGCCGCCGCGCGCAAAGCGTCTTCGCGCCGCCCGACGAGCACGACACTTGCGCCGTCGTTCAAGAACCGCGCCGCCGTCGCGCGCCCGATGCCGCTCGACGCGCCGGTGACGATCACTCGCTGCCCGGTTTCAGTCATAGTCTGAGTGTGCTTGCGGATGGACGCGAGCGCAAGGCCCGGCGTTGCCCGCGCCGTCATTGTGCGCTCGCGGGAATTCGTTCAGGCGCGGATGAACTGGCGTATGGTGTTGGCCTGTTCCGGCGACAGGAAGTCGAAGCGGACGCCCATGCCCGCGTGCGGCTGGTTGCGCACGACGGTGGCTCGCGTCTCGATCACCGAGCCATCGGGGAGCGCGAAGATCAGGTCGAAGGTCGAGCCGACCGGCAGCGGGGTGACGGTTTCGACGTACGCGCCCCGCACGCTGAGGTCGGATATGCGCGTCTCGCCGCTCACACTCTCGCCCTCGTACCAGACATCCAGTACCAGCCCCGTTCGCCATGCTTTTCGGCGTTCATCTCCCACGGTTGTCTCCTCTATTTACGGCGAATATAAGCGCAGCGCCGCGCGCCGTCAACGGTTACTTCACTCGCCCCGTACTTCTTTTAACGTTTCCGTTACACCATTGTTACAATTCCTTCACGGTCATCTTGTATACTGCTCGTTCTGTTCAAATCGCATTTACATGTCTTGTAGAGGTCTCTCCCATGATCTCGATATGCAACCCACAACCGCTCACCAGGAGGAATTCATGAGAATCAACTCAGCCGCCCGAAGCGTCGCCCTTCTGCTCGTGATGCTCGTCTCGCTGAACACGCATGCGGCCAGCCCCGGTCAGAAGAATGGCGACGACAAGAGCGCCGCGAGCGACGCCAACGGCAGCGCCCCCAAGTCGGACAACGGCAGCGCCAAGACGCCTTCGGTCGAAGACCGCATGCAGACGCTTGAACGGCTCGTCGAGCAGCAGCAGCGCGAGATTCAAGCGTTGCGCGCCGTCATCGAAAAACGTGACGCTAATAACTCATCGGCGCAGCCGGCCACATCGCCGCTTCAGGCGGCGCAGCCCGCGGCCGCTGCCGCGTCGCCGCCTGTCGCCGTCGCATCGAATCAAGTGCCGGCGTCGGGCAAGAACGAGGCCGCGCCGCCCGAAACGCAGAAGCGCGTTGACGAACTCTACAGGCGCTTCGGCAGCTTGCGCTTCAGCGGCGACCTGCGCTTCCGTTTCGAGTCGTTCCGCAATCAGGGCTTTGACGCGCTGACCGAATCGCCCGACCGCAATCGCCTGCGGGTGAGGGCGCGGCTGGCGCTCGACGGCACGCTCAACAAAAACTTCGACTGGGGCATGCGCCTAGCCTCGGGCATCTTCACCGACCCCATCAGCTCCAACCAGACGTTCACCGATTTCTACGAGCGCAAGCCGTTTGCGCTCGACCGCGCCTTCATCCGCTACGACTCGAAGGGCGAGAACGTCGGCGTGCAGTTGGTCGCCGGCAAGTTTGAGCCGACCTTCCGCCGCACGCAGATGGTGTGGGACGATGATGTCAACGTCGAAGGCGCGTCCGAATCCCTCTACTTCAAGACCAAGTCGCCGCTCAGACAGGTGAAGCTGGTCGCCTTCCAGTTGCCCTTCAACGAAGTCTCGGCGGGCAAGGACGGCGTGCTCTACGGCGGGCAGGCGCAAACCGACTGGCAGTTCGCGCCGAAGGTTTCCGCCAACGTGAACGTCGCTTATTACGACTGGAACCATCCCGACCAGATCATCGGGGCGCTGGGCGTGGCGACCACACAAGTCAACGGCGGCATTCAGAATGGCGCGGGCTTTACGGGCAATCAGAATGGCGCGCTCGGCACCACCAACCGCATCCGCAGGAATGCGGCGGGTCAGCCGATTGGCTTTCTCGCCGGCTTCAACCTGGTGGACGTCCTCGGCAATCTGACCTGGGCGGCGAGCGGACGTTTTCCGGTGACCTTCACGTTCGATTATGTCCACAATGCCACGGGCCGCGTGAGCGACGAGAAGGACGGCGTCTGGGCCGGTGTGCGGGTCGGTCAGGTGAGGGAGAAAGGCGACTGGATGTTCGGGTATGACTTCACGCGCATCGAGCAGGACGCGGTGCTGGTGCCGTTCAACTTCAGCGACATCCTGCCGTCAAACAGCCGCGCCCATATGCCGACCATCGGCTACCAGATCGCCAACGGCGTGACGTTGCAATGGAACGGGCTCTATTCGCAGCGCGTCAACCACGTCATCCTGACGTCGCCGTTCAACCGTTACGCCAACCGCAACCAGTTCGACGTGATTTATAAATTCTGAGGCAAGCAGGCTACGCGGCGCGGCGCGGACGCGGTGCGCCTTGCAAGCGCGTCGGCAGGCGCACGGCGCAGCAGATGCTGGCAAGCCGCGCCCGGTCGCGTTGCATCTCGGGGTCTTCAGCGAGCGCGGCGCGCACTTCCTTGAAGAGGCGCGCCGCGTGCTCGTTCGGCGGCTCGACGATGCGATAGTGCATCCATTTGCCCTCGCGCCGCGCGCCGACAATCTCGGCTTTGCGCAGGTAGGCGAGGTGGCGCGAAATCTTCGGCTGGTTGGTCTGCAAGATTTCGACGAAG
The DNA window shown above is from Blastocatellia bacterium and carries:
- a CDS encoding putative porin, whose product is MRINSAARSVALLLVMLVSLNTHAASPGQKNGDDKSAASDANGSAPKSDNGSAKTPSVEDRMQTLERLVEQQQREIQALRAVIEKRDANNSSAQPATSPLQAAQPAAAAASPPVAVASNQVPASGKNEAAPPETQKRVDELYRRFGSLRFSGDLRFRFESFRNQGFDALTESPDRNRLRVRARLALDGTLNKNFDWGMRLASGIFTDPISSNQTFTDFYERKPFALDRAFIRYDSKGENVGVQLVAGKFEPTFRRTQMVWDDDVNVEGASESLYFKTKSPLRQVKLVAFQLPFNEVSAGKDGVLYGGQAQTDWQFAPKVSANVNVAYYDWNHPDQIIGALGVATTQVNGGIQNGAGFTGNQNGALGTTNRIRRNAAGQPIGFLAGFNLVDVLGNLTWAASGRFPVTFTFDYVHNATGRVSDEKDGVWAGVRVGQVREKGDWMFGYDFTRIEQDAVLVPFNFSDILPSNSRAHMPTIGYQIANGVTLQWNGLYSQRVNHVILTSPFNRYANRNQFDVIYKF
- a CDS encoding metalloregulator ArsR/SmtB family transcription factor, with amino-acid sequence MTKAEKKYRVETLLRALADHTRLRLLNLMGDAEVCVCYFVEILQTNQPKISRHLAYLRKAEIVGARREGKWMHYRIVEPPNEHAARLFKEVRAALAEDPEMQRDRARLASICCAVRLPTRLQGAPRPRRAA
- a CDS encoding PilZ domain-containing protein yields the protein MGDERRKAWRTGLVLDVWYEGESVSGETRISDLSVRGAYVETVTPLPVGSTFDLIFALPDGSVIETRATVVRNQPHAGMGVRFDFLSPEQANTIRQFIRA
- a CDS encoding DUF3471 domain-containing protein, which gives rise to MKRFKLIIAVSFVVAIMAAMVTQSFAYPPFLAKARKFGAKDCTFCHVAPEGGAPWNARGQWLIKEKERRGADAIDVEWLASYQEGSKPGDTKPGDAKPADDKKPANPAPAKVDPKVYDAYVGQYDAPFGVLTISRDGDKLFGAPEGQDKAELVPETETDFNVPSVGVKVKFVKDSSGKVTHMVLNHDGEEIQAKKIK
- a CDS encoding glucose 1-dehydrogenase, whose amino-acid sequence is MTETGQRVIVTGASSGIGRATAARFLNDGASVVLVGRREDALRAAAGDAAIHDGNAAVIAADLSDERQSEAAFAQAVERLGGLDVLVNAAGILKSGNIEATTLALWDEMMGINLRSVFQLMQLAVPHLEASRGNIVNVSSVTGLRSFPGVLAYCVSKAGVDQLTRCAALELAPKGVRVNAVNPGVVVTGLHRSGGMNDDAYAAFLEHSKTTHPLGRVGVADEVAELIAFLASDKAAWITGETISIDGGRALTCAR